In Tripterygium wilfordii isolate XIE 37 chromosome 17, ASM1340144v1, whole genome shotgun sequence, the genomic window atatgggctgaaaattctaatatggTATTGGAGTCAACTCCACCCGTTTGGGTCACCTGTTGGGCCTTTCCGATGTCCTTATGAATGGACCACTCACAGGTCAGGGGTACTTGTTGGGCCTTTCGAATGTCCAATGGACAGACCATTCACAAGTAATCTTAACCCGTAcaatccacttgttgggtctagtATATCCAGGCCACAAGTGCAGAGGAGTGCtaacatatatagatgattTCAATTCCTAACTATCAACAACGCGATGGAAGACAATGCTTTGTAGACCCGATGTATTTACGGTAATCAGACAattcaaaatggacaatattattgatgtgtatatgtgctgaaaattataataaattttcCAGCAACGTTGATAGAAGAAAACGTTAAACGAATATACAGAACGACGGGACTATACTCatctgttttttacttttttcacCCCCACCCATGTATAGGTCATAGCTAGGTATAATTATAATGTTGAGAATCAAAAACCTTTTCTTGTGTTCTTACACAAATTGTAGAGATAGATGCACACGTGTCAAAAAAGTCAGGGCacccatcacacacacacacacactcacactcTCTCTCAATAATAAACTACATTTataaacatttttaaaaaaataaatatagacAAACAACgtcaatatatacatacaatataTAAGCCAAGCTGAGCGCAAAGGAGTGTCGCTAGCGGAGTCAAAACAAATGAATGGGGGTTTGTACAcatttttcatggttttttttctAGTGGGTTCTATTACCAATGTCAAAACATGTGGAGGTGTGAGCCTTGATGTACTATTACGTTCAAGAGGATTGGGGTCAAATCTGGAACCCACACAAGAAACACGGTACTACACATAATGACTTGCAaaattgacataaaaaaaaattaaatcataAAGCACCCTTATACAGACTGAAATCAGCATTAATTCACCTCAAAATCAAATAGCctctgtttttttaaaaaaaagaaaagaaatgtattttaattcaatttttaacCGGCGCGTGCATTGCGCACGCGGGCGCCAGTGTCCAGACTCTCTACAGTTGTTCAGTTAGAAAAATCCCCAAAAACACACAGAAATTTCGAAATTCAAAAGCCCTAACGTCAATTCCCCTGCAAAAACCTTCCACAAAACCCCCTCTGTGTATGCTCCGCGACCCAGATCCGGCGACAATGACGTCGAATAACCCAGATCAGAAGGCCTCAGTCGATATTCGGATCTCCCAGCTCGGACCAGGAAGACCCGAAGCGGaggctgaagaagaagaagaagaaaatgatgaaGAGGACCTGGAGAAGCTGGGATCTGATGTCAAGCATATGGCGAACAAAATTCTGGAGTACAGGGCTAATCTTCCGGAACAACTCAAGTCCACCTTTACTTCGATTCTCTCTGCCCAGCGGCCCTTTTTGACGGGCATTGATTCAGAGGCCGGAACGTCTGGTGGCAACCCGAGAGGTACGTTTGTTTTGGTTTCTAGGGTTTGTATTTTTGTGCTGCATTTACTAGTGGCTATATTTGAATGCTGAGGAAATGAAGGTAACGAAGTAGAAATCGAAAAGGAAAAGGCTTTTGTTTGATTAATGCCACTGGTAAATATTTGGGGAAAATCGGTtgcattttgtttatttttgaggATTCTTCGGAGCTCTGATACTGAAGTTGGTTTTCTTGTGGAGAGATAGCGAGAGATTGGTGGAGGGAGTCTTGTGAAAGGGGCTTTTAAATATCGACATTACTGAAACATAGAGGAAACTAGAGGAAGTACAGGGGTGGGAAGGAAGGagacttattttctttttgttttgagagGTAACCAGCCCCGCTATACTCTAAAAGTACTATTCCCTCCCAGTTTGTGAGAAAAGGAGTATACAAGCAAATTAAGTTGAGATGATAAACAGACAAGTTATTATGTTTTTCGTGGCATATTAGTTATAAAAATTACTATCTTACCTTAAGTTCTCATTAAAAGCCCTCCCCTCCCCTCTAAACTTGCAAACAGGTTAAGTTtagttttataattattttctggttttggatgagatcttcatttcttttctccCCATGTTAATAGGAATTATTTGTTTATGTTTAAATATCATTTTCTTCTTAGCTGTGATGCAATGCTTTTAATTTTTCCTTAAGCTAATGTTTGTTGGTGTTTTTTGCTAAGAACTTTCCATGTGATGCATTGGAGTTTTTACCCTTTTAAGTCGCCCTCACTACCCGTTTACCTCCACATAATTGATGAGAAACATGCAGAACCTTACACCAGCCTGATGTGCACTGTGTGCTGTCCAACTAGGTCATGAAAGAATTGGACTGTGAAAGGATTGAGATACTAAATTTATGCAAGTGCTTTTTGTGCTCCAGGAGAGGTTTAACTAAAAACAATAACTTCACATATTTTCTTAAGCTATTTGGTCAATTTGTTCTGTTCACTATCCTTTCTGATTTGCATGGCAAATCTGTTTGACGAGCAATAACGATGGTTCCGGACTTTtctattgatttttatttgttgcTGGATACTTTAAGTGACATTAGATCATCATAGGGACTTGGAGGAAGTGTTTGGTAGGGAATCTATGAGTTTGTGCTTTTTTAACGTTCTTGCACAAATGACAAATGCTGGACATATGAGATATATTCTGAAGCCAGGAAGGAATACATGTAATGCACAGTGCTTCACATGATGCTTCTCTAATACTGTTGGTACGCTGTTTTTCACACTCCAAGAAGGTTGAACTCTCATTCCTTCTTGTCAGGTCATGTGACTGCTCATCATTCTGCTTTTTTTCTAATGGAACTCCAGTCTCAGAAGTTCTTAATAAGTAGAGTAATATGTTAGTAGGTCAATGTGCTGATGAATACCACTGACTTTTTTTGGGGGAGGAGGGTGTTTTACCTTCATTGGTTCTAACAGTGTGGTATCCAGGCTTTGAGGATAATGCTTCTATCAGTTCTATCTTCTATGCTAATGCAAAATTTTCTTTATGAGgttattttaataaatatgaGCAGTCTCATCAACTCTCCTCCTTTGTCCTCATTGATTGTAAATTGTTTAATTGAAAGGATGGTCCACTGGTGTGTGCCTTCAAAGTATTCAATCTCCTTCGTCTTGTTCTTAGTcagtttattttcttctttatttttttttcttaagttgTATCCATGGTTTTATTTGACAGATTCAGGACTGGATAAAGTTGGTAAAAAGGTGGCAGCAGAAGCGGAACAAAAGAACGCTTTGAAAATAAGTTTGCTGAAGGATAAAATTTCAAGTAATGTCTCTGCTATGCCCAACCTACTGAAAAGGATGAACGATTGTATCTCTAGGATTGAAAAACTAGATTCATACGATGGAATCATACATCTTGCATTTAAGAGGAAAAGGACTAGTTGAAACAGCTAACTCGTGCCCGCTTGATGTTCACTATCTGGTGTTAATACAATGAGCAATTAGAGTGTTACCAACTTTTGTTGCTGACTTCTACAAATTCAGTGGATCCATTCATCCAGCTTTTGAGAGGAAGAGACATTTGGAGCTATCTTCCTGGTCAATTCTGGACGTGGAAGTTACCATTGTGTTGTAACATTTAAGTACTGGGAAAGAATGCCATTTGATTTGTATTATAACATGCCTAAAATTTCTCCAGAAGCAGAGGCTTTACCAATCTGATACATTTTGTATCTTGGATAATAGAAAGATGTTTTTTTGCATGTTGTGATTGTGATTCTTCTTTCctgtattttaagttttttcCCCCCCATATTTCCATCAAATTCCAGGGCATAATGGCTTGTTTCCTTATCTGCAATAAATTGGGTTTGATATGGAGTttgcctttaaaaaaaaaaagggtaatacagtttaaattgattaattaaattttaaatattcgAAAGGCATTGAGGCAATGAGTATCTTTTTTTCTGTTTAAGAAAATCCTAGTTGAAGTATGAACCGATCGTGCCGGTGCCATTGAAGACAAACAGATCAAATAGCATGAGAAAAAGAAACTACCATGGAAACCCTGAACTCAAGCAACTAAAAAAGATAGAAGATAGTGTAACTATCACATGAAGAAATAATTTGTACATCACAATTCGAATTCTGACTTCATTACATGATCCCCTTTTTTATGCTAAACCATCTCTGGTGAAGCAAAAAAATGTTTCTCCTTCAAATGAAAATATAGTCGcattaaatattttaacagtAAGCCGAGTGTGATTATAATTTCCAAATCACAATAGGCCGAAGGGCTTTAATTAATCTCTTATaataaaatagagagaaaaagggA contains:
- the LOC119982114 gene encoding uncharacterized protein LOC119982114; this encodes MLRDPDPATMTSNNPDQKASVDIRISQLGPGRPEAEAEEEEEENDEEDLEKLGSDVKHMANKILEYRANLPEQLKSTFTSILSAQRPFLTGIDSEAGTSGGNPRDSGLDKVGKKVAAEAEQKNALKISLLKDKISSNVSAMPNLLKRMNDCISRIEKLDSYDGIIHLAFKRKRTS